GGGTGTGCAGGACCGACAGCGGGAGTTCGGCCCGGTGCCCGTTGAGCATCGAGGTCGACTGGGTGAAGGCCGCCTCGACCGAGGAGGTGATCCAGGCCGACGCCTCCTCCGACAGGAACGGCACCGACGGGGCGCCCAGCGCGAGGGAGCCGAGCAGCGCCGCCTTCCGTTCCGCCTCCGAGGAGGCCTCCAGCGCGGCCCCGCTGACCATGAAGTTCTTCAGCAGCGGCCCTCCGGCCAGGCCGTCCACCAGGGTCCGGCCGGCCCGGTGCACCTCACGGGCGAACGGGGTGTACCAGGCGTGGTGCGGGGTCAGGAATTCCAGCCGCCGGGCGACGGCGAGCGCGTCGTCGGGGTAGGCGGCGGCGTCCTGAGTGATCACGCGGTGCCGTACGCCCAGCTCGCGGGTTATCGCGCGGGCGAAGGCGATGTCGGTGTCGGTGCCGTCGTCGGGGCTCGTCGTCCACGATTCGACGTCGGCGCCCCGGGTCACCGCGACCGAGCAGAGCAGCCGCGAGTCGTAGCCGCCGCTGACCGGGACGAGCAGCGGACGGCCGTCGAACTCCTTGTAGACCTCGTGCAGGATCTCCAGGATCTCCCCGGCCGTCCGTCCCGCCTCGAACGGCTCCTCGCGCAGCCACCGGGGCAGCCTGCGCTCGGTCGAGATCCGGCCCGAGGCCCGGTCGAAGGCCAGTGCGCTGGACCCGGCCAGCCGCTTGACCTGGGCGTAAGGGGTGTCGTCGCGGAGCGGGAAGGTCAGTTGGATGATCGACGCCCAGGCGTCCCAGTTGATCTCGTACGGCGTGCGGGCCAGAGCCAGCAGCGGCTCCAGGAGCGAGGAGAAGTAGACGGCCCCGTCCCGGGACAGGTAGTAGACGTCCACCAGGCCGAGCCCGCCGGTGTGCAGCGTGACCCGGTCTCCGTCGTCGATCAGGCCGGGGGTCTCGAACTCCTCCGCCACGCTGATCCACGGCGCCGCCTCCGTCGGCCTGCGCTCCCCCCAG
Above is a genomic segment from Streptosporangium album containing:
- a CDS encoding asparagine synthetase B family protein; amino-acid sequence: MQWPTFNVRPYVCGGIGHLDDAVLETLRGAGPRVRPALRTPQAALFSSSPLPPYQRDAQTWAFAWGERRPTEAAPWISVAEEFETPGLIDDGDRVTLHTGGLGLVDVYYLSRDGAVYFSSLLEPLLALARTPYEINWDAWASIIQLTFPLRDDTPYAQVKRLAGSSALAFDRASGRISTERRLPRWLREEPFEAGRTAGEILEILHEVYKEFDGRPLLVPVSGGYDSRLLCSVAVTRGADVESWTTSPDDGTDTDIAFARAITRELGVRHRVITQDAAAYPDDALAVARRLEFLTPHHAWYTPFAREVHRAGRTLVDGLAGGPLLKNFMVSGAALEASSEAERKAALLGSLALGAPSVPFLSEEASAWITSSVEAAFTQSTSMLNGHRAELPLSVLHTRTARGIARSPVNLVGPEVSFAAPFMHPDFFDAALSVGVARKDKGHFYRELLHTANPRVAALPSTNVVKQPLQRVPLRSAAAPAREYGHRMLSRVAGAVPSLLSEQLHGVVAEGPDALARFNGWNDRFWVRSLVLFGAWLGDYEDRLPTPAPPWS